The following proteins come from a genomic window of Gossypium raimondii isolate GPD5lz chromosome 5, ASM2569854v1, whole genome shotgun sequence:
- the LOC105770306 gene encoding FT-interacting protein 7 isoform X1, whose translation MSKLVVEVVDAYDLMPKDDQGSSSPFVEVEFDGQRQRTQTKHKDLNPSWHESLVFDISQPGDLEYKTIDVTVYNDRKGNHGHHRNFLGRVKISGASVPSSESGSSVQHYPLDKRGLFSNIKGEIALKLYQVCDELPREQVQRAAPASVVAENEETGRFQESQFNETPFQEINGGRVQESQFQETPFQEINNVNNFDEEIKVDEKKKKKKKKEPEVRTFHSIGKEPEVRTFHSVGTGTGGPPPAPPPMKEKPPAVEIRADFAKAAAPAASVMHMQMPRQNPDYLLVETRPPVAARLRYRGGDKTLTTYDLVEQMHYLYVNVVKAKDLPVMDMSGSLDPYVEVKLGNYKGQTKHLEKNQNPVWHQIFAFSKERVQSNLLEVVVKDKDFGKDDFVGKIVFDVMEIPLRVPPDSPLAPQWYRLADKKGDKVKGEIMLAVWMGTQADESFPEAWHSDAHNISHSNLANTRSKVYFSPKLYYLRVHVMEAQDLVPHDKGRLPDPYVKVVLGNQIRPTKVIQRTIHPVWDDQLMFVASEPFEDYIIVSVDDRIGPGKDEILGRAMIPVREVPQRLETGKPPDPRWFNLLKPSKAEEEGEKKKEKFSSKILLRIFLEAGYHVLDESTHFSSDLQPSSKFLRKQSIGILELGILSAKNLQPMKMKDGKLTDAYCVAKYGNKWVRTRTLLDTLSPRWNEQYTWEVHDPCTVITIGVFDNSHTNGSKDDARDQRIGKVRVRLSTLEIDRVYTHYYPLLVLTPGGLKKNGELQLALRFTCTAWVNMVAQYGRPLLPKMHYVQPIPVMNIDWLRHQAMQIVAARLQRAEPPLRREVVEYMLDVDYHMWSLRRSKANFNRIMSLLSGVTAICKWFNDICYWRNPITTCLVHISFLILVCYPELILPTIFLYLFVIGIWNYRFRPRHPPHMDARLSQADRTHPDELDEEFDSFPTSRPSDIVRMRYDRLRSVAGRVQTVVGDLASQGERAQAILSWRDPRATAIFIIFSLIWAVFIYVTPFQVVAVLFGLYWLRHPRFRSKLPSVPVNFFKRLPSKSDMLI comes from the coding sequence ATGAGTAAGCTTGTTGTTGAAGTGGTGGATGCCTACGATTTGATGCCTAAAGATGACCAGGGTTCTTCAAGCCCCTTCGTGGAAGTTGAGTTTGATGGCCAACGTCAGAGGACTCAAACCAAGCACAAAGATCTTAACCCTTCTTGGCATGAAAGCCTTGTTTTTGATATAAGCCAGCCCGGAGATCTTGAGTACAAGACCATTGATGTCACTGTTTATAATGATAGGAAAGGCAATCATGGTCACCATCGGAATTTTCTCGGCCGAGTCAAGATTTCGGGGGCTTCCGTCCCCTCGTCGGAATCCGGTTCCAGCGTGCAGCACTACCCGCTAGATAAACGTGGCCTTTTTTCGAATATCAAAGGCGAGATTGCACTGAAACTTTATCAAGTCTGTGATGAACTTCCTCGGGAGCAGGTACAACGTGCGGCTCCTGCTAGTGTGGTGGCTGAAAATGAAGAGACTGGACGTTTCCAAGAATCCCAGTTCAACGAAACTCCGTTTCAGGAGATCAACGGTGGACGTGTTCAAGAATCCCAGTTCCAGGAAACTCCATTTCAGGAGATCAACAACGTCAACAATTTTGATGAAGAGATCAAGGTAGacgaaaagaagaagaagaagaagaagaaagaaccaGAAGTGAGGACTTTTCATTCTATAGGGAAAGAACCAGAAGTGAGGACTTTTCACTCTGTAGGGACTGGAACTGGCGGTCCTCCACCAGCTCCGCCTCCAATGAAGGAGAAGCCACCAGCGGTGGAGATTAGAGCAGATTTTGCTAAAGCAGCAGCACCAGCGGCTAGTGTGATGCATATGCAGATGCCAAGGCAGAACCCCGACTATCTGTTGGTGGAAACTAGGCCACCTGTGGCGGCACGATTGCGATACAGGGGCGGTGACAAGACGTTGACTACTTACGACTTGGTGGAGCAGATGCATTACCTGTATGTAAATGTGGTTAAGGCAAAGGATCTTCCTGTAATGGATATGTCAGGAAGCCTTGACCCTTACGTGGAAGTGAAGCTTGGGAACTACAAAGGGCAAACAAAACACTTGGAGAAGAACCAAAACCCTGTATGGCACCAAATCTTTGCATTCTCAAAGGAAAGGGTGCAATCAAACTTGCTTGAAGTTGTTGTGAAAGATAAGGATTTTGGGAAAGATGATTTTGTTGGGAAAATCGTGTTTGATGTCATGGAAATCCCACTTCGAGTTCCACCAGATAGTCCACTGGCTCCTCAATGGTACAGATTGGCAGATAAAAAAGGTGACAAGGTTAAAGGCGAAATAATGTTGGCTGTTTGGATGGGAACGCAAGCTGATGAGTCGTTCCCGGAGGCATGGCATTCCGATGCTCACAACATTAGCCACTCCAACTTGGCTAATACGCGGTCCAAGGTTTATTTCTCCCCCAAGCTGTATTACCTTAGAGTTCATGTCATGGAAGCTCAAGACCTTGTCCCGCACGACAAAGGCCGGCTGCCGGATCCATATGTTAAGGTAGTACTTGGTAATCAGATTAGACCTACAAAGGTAATACAGCGCACCATTCATCCAGTTTGGGATGATCAGCTTATGTTTGTTGCCTCTGAGCCTTTTGAAGATTACATAATCGTATCTGTTGACGATAGGATTGGACCTGGTAAAGATGAGATTTTAGGGAGGGCAATGATTCCAGTTAGAGAAGTGCCTCAAAGATTAGAAACTGGTAAGCCACCGGATCCCCGGTGGTTTAATCTACTAAAGCCTTCAAAGGCAGAAGAGGAAggtgaaaagaagaaagaaaaattctcAAGCAAGATCTTGCTGCGGATTTTTCTTGAGGCAGGGTACCATGTTCTTGATGAATCTACACATTTTAGCAGTGATCTTCAGCCATCATCCAAGTTCCTCAGGAAGCAGAGCATCGGGATTCTTGAACTTGGGATTTTGAGTGCAAAGAATTTACAGCCTATGAAGATGAAGGATGGTAAGCTGACTGATGCATATTGTGTCGCAAAGTATGGAAACAAATGGGTGAGGACTAGAACTCTTCTTGATACTCTGTCTCCTCGATGGAACGAGCAGTATACTTGGGAAGTTCATGATCCCTGCACTGTAATCACCATTGGAGTGTTTGATAATTCCCACACCAATGGGAGCAAAGATGATGCAAGGGATCAAAGAATCGGGAAGGTGAGAGTTCGGCTATCGACTCTCGAGATTGATCGTGTTTATACTCATTATTATCCTTTGTTGGTTCTTACACCTGGCGGTTTGAAGAAGAATGGGGAACTTCAGTTGGCATTAAGGTTCACTTGCACTGCGTGGGTTAACATGGTGGCTCAATACGGTAGGCCATTGCTTCCCAAGATGCACTATGTCCAGCCTATACCAGTTATGAACATAGACTGGCTGCGCCACCAAGCAATGCAGATTGTGGCAGCAAGACTGCAGAGAGCAGAGCCACCACTTCGGCGGGAAGTGGTTGAGTACATGTTGGATGTGGATTACCATATGTGGAGTCTCAGAAGAAGCAAGGCGAATTTCAATCGTATAATGTCGCTTCTTTCGGGGGTAACTGCTATTTGCAAGTGGTTCAATGATATCTGCTACTGGAGAAACCCAATCACAACATGTCTGGTGCATATTTCGTTCTTGATACTTGTTTGCTACCCAGAACTAATATTGCCTACAATTTTCCTTTACCTGTTTGTGATTGGGATATGGAACTACCGTTTCAGACCAAGACATCCCCCACATATGGATGCTCGGCTTTCACAAGCGGATCGTACACACCCCGATGAGCTAGATGAAGAATTTGACTCGTTCCCAACATCCAGACCATCAGATATTGTACGAATGAGGTATGATAGACTGCGAAGTGTTGCTGGTAGGGTACAGACAGTGGTTGGAGATCTGGCAAGCCAAGGGGAAAGGGCTCAGGCAATACTAAGCTGGCGTGATCCAAGAGCAACAGCAATCTTCATCATCTTTTCCTTGATCTGGGCTGTGTTCATTTATGTTACTCCGTTCCAAGTGGTGGCTGTTCTGTTCGGTCTCTACTGGCTGCGTCATCCTCGCTTCAGGAGCAAGCTGCCATCGGTGCCTGTCAACTTTTTCAAGAGATTACCATCAAAGTCAGACATGCTAATTTGA
- the LOC105770306 gene encoding FT-interacting protein 7 isoform X2, which produces MSKLVVEVVDAYDLMPKDDQGSSSPFVEVEFDGQRQRTQTKHKDLNPSWHESLVFDISQPGDLEYKTIDVTVYNDRKGNHGHHRNFLGRVKISGASVPSSESGSSVQHYPLDKRGLFSNIKGEIALKLYQVCDELPREQVQRAAPASVVAENEETGRFQESQFNETPFQEINGGRVQESQFQETPFQEINNVNNFDEEIKVDEKKKKKKKKEPEVRTFHSIGKEPEVRTFHSVGTGTGGPPPAPPPMKEKPPAVEIRADFAKAAAPAASVMHMQMPRQNPDYLLVETRPPVAARLRYRGGDKTLTTYDLVEQMHYLYVNVVKAKDLPVMDMSGSLDPYVEVKLGNYKGQTKHLEKNQNPVWHQIFAFSKERVQSNLLEVVVKDKDFGKDDFVGKIVFDVMEIPLRVPPDSPLAPQWYRLADKKGDKVKGEIMLAVWMGTQADESFPEAWHSDAHNISHSNLANTRSKVYFSPKLYYLRVHVMEAQDLVPHDKGRLPDPYVKVVLGNQIRPTKVIQRTIHPVWDDQLMFVASEPFEDYIIVSVDDRIGPGKDEILGRAMIPVREVPQRLETGKPPDPRWFNLLKPSKAEEEGEKKKEKFSSKILLRIFLEAGYHVLDESTHFSSDLQPSSKFLRKQSIGILELGILSAKNLQPMKMKDGKLTDAYCVAKYGNKWVRTRTLLDTLSPRWNEQYTWEVHDPCTVITIGVFDNSHTNGSKDDARDQRIGKVRVRLSTLEIDRVYTHYYPLLVLTPGGLKKNGELQLALRFTCTAWVNMVAQYGRPLLPKMHYVQPIPVMNIDWLRHQAMQIVAARLQRAEPPLRREVVEYMLDVDYHMWSLRRSKANFNRIMSLLSGVTAICKWFNDICYWRNPITTCLTKTSPTYGCSAFTSGSYTPR; this is translated from the exons ATGAGTAAGCTTGTTGTTGAAGTGGTGGATGCCTACGATTTGATGCCTAAAGATGACCAGGGTTCTTCAAGCCCCTTCGTGGAAGTTGAGTTTGATGGCCAACGTCAGAGGACTCAAACCAAGCACAAAGATCTTAACCCTTCTTGGCATGAAAGCCTTGTTTTTGATATAAGCCAGCCCGGAGATCTTGAGTACAAGACCATTGATGTCACTGTTTATAATGATAGGAAAGGCAATCATGGTCACCATCGGAATTTTCTCGGCCGAGTCAAGATTTCGGGGGCTTCCGTCCCCTCGTCGGAATCCGGTTCCAGCGTGCAGCACTACCCGCTAGATAAACGTGGCCTTTTTTCGAATATCAAAGGCGAGATTGCACTGAAACTTTATCAAGTCTGTGATGAACTTCCTCGGGAGCAGGTACAACGTGCGGCTCCTGCTAGTGTGGTGGCTGAAAATGAAGAGACTGGACGTTTCCAAGAATCCCAGTTCAACGAAACTCCGTTTCAGGAGATCAACGGTGGACGTGTTCAAGAATCCCAGTTCCAGGAAACTCCATTTCAGGAGATCAACAACGTCAACAATTTTGATGAAGAGATCAAGGTAGacgaaaagaagaagaagaagaagaagaaagaaccaGAAGTGAGGACTTTTCATTCTATAGGGAAAGAACCAGAAGTGAGGACTTTTCACTCTGTAGGGACTGGAACTGGCGGTCCTCCACCAGCTCCGCCTCCAATGAAGGAGAAGCCACCAGCGGTGGAGATTAGAGCAGATTTTGCTAAAGCAGCAGCACCAGCGGCTAGTGTGATGCATATGCAGATGCCAAGGCAGAACCCCGACTATCTGTTGGTGGAAACTAGGCCACCTGTGGCGGCACGATTGCGATACAGGGGCGGTGACAAGACGTTGACTACTTACGACTTGGTGGAGCAGATGCATTACCTGTATGTAAATGTGGTTAAGGCAAAGGATCTTCCTGTAATGGATATGTCAGGAAGCCTTGACCCTTACGTGGAAGTGAAGCTTGGGAACTACAAAGGGCAAACAAAACACTTGGAGAAGAACCAAAACCCTGTATGGCACCAAATCTTTGCATTCTCAAAGGAAAGGGTGCAATCAAACTTGCTTGAAGTTGTTGTGAAAGATAAGGATTTTGGGAAAGATGATTTTGTTGGGAAAATCGTGTTTGATGTCATGGAAATCCCACTTCGAGTTCCACCAGATAGTCCACTGGCTCCTCAATGGTACAGATTGGCAGATAAAAAAGGTGACAAGGTTAAAGGCGAAATAATGTTGGCTGTTTGGATGGGAACGCAAGCTGATGAGTCGTTCCCGGAGGCATGGCATTCCGATGCTCACAACATTAGCCACTCCAACTTGGCTAATACGCGGTCCAAGGTTTATTTCTCCCCCAAGCTGTATTACCTTAGAGTTCATGTCATGGAAGCTCAAGACCTTGTCCCGCACGACAAAGGCCGGCTGCCGGATCCATATGTTAAGGTAGTACTTGGTAATCAGATTAGACCTACAAAGGTAATACAGCGCACCATTCATCCAGTTTGGGATGATCAGCTTATGTTTGTTGCCTCTGAGCCTTTTGAAGATTACATAATCGTATCTGTTGACGATAGGATTGGACCTGGTAAAGATGAGATTTTAGGGAGGGCAATGATTCCAGTTAGAGAAGTGCCTCAAAGATTAGAAACTGGTAAGCCACCGGATCCCCGGTGGTTTAATCTACTAAAGCCTTCAAAGGCAGAAGAGGAAggtgaaaagaagaaagaaaaattctcAAGCAAGATCTTGCTGCGGATTTTTCTTGAGGCAGGGTACCATGTTCTTGATGAATCTACACATTTTAGCAGTGATCTTCAGCCATCATCCAAGTTCCTCAGGAAGCAGAGCATCGGGATTCTTGAACTTGGGATTTTGAGTGCAAAGAATTTACAGCCTATGAAGATGAAGGATGGTAAGCTGACTGATGCATATTGTGTCGCAAAGTATGGAAACAAATGGGTGAGGACTAGAACTCTTCTTGATACTCTGTCTCCTCGATGGAACGAGCAGTATACTTGGGAAGTTCATGATCCCTGCACTGTAATCACCATTGGAGTGTTTGATAATTCCCACACCAATGGGAGCAAAGATGATGCAAGGGATCAAAGAATCGGGAAGGTGAGAGTTCGGCTATCGACTCTCGAGATTGATCGTGTTTATACTCATTATTATCCTTTGTTGGTTCTTACACCTGGCGGTTTGAAGAAGAATGGGGAACTTCAGTTGGCATTAAGGTTCACTTGCACTGCGTGGGTTAACATGGTGGCTCAATACGGTAGGCCATTGCTTCCCAAGATGCACTATGTCCAGCCTATACCAGTTATGAACATAGACTGGCTGCGCCACCAAGCAATGCAGATTGTGGCAGCAAGACTGCAGAGAGCAGAGCCACCACTTCGGCGGGAAGTGGTTGAGTACATGTTGGATGTGGATTACCATATGTGGAGTCTCAGAAGAAGCAAGGCGAATTTCAATCGTATAATGTCGCTTCTTTCGGGGGTAACTGCTATTTGCAAGTGGTTCAATGATATCTGCTACTGGAGAAACCCAATCACAACATGTCTG ACCAAGACATCCCCCACATATGGATGCTCGGCTTTCACAAGCGGATCGTACACACCCCGATGA